The following are from one region of the Actinomyces sp. oral taxon 897 genome:
- a CDS encoding MFS transporter, with amino-acid sequence MGQSATGTVYVDARRARFIKRWSPTLIAFGEFIDGYDLTVIGVAMVFLTKTFTLTAADKGLLVAISFVGTALGLVLFGDIADRVGRKKVFAFNLWVFIVTAVGAAFITQVWMLWVMRFLIGVAIGMDLSTSCAFLAEVAPKSSRGRLAGSLPTITLILGAIFSILLAMFLKAVVPVAHHDWVWRGMFLFAALPAFGVLMLRKQLPESPRWLIQKGRDEEAWQILDALELSEEVLQAPPRRTNREYRRLFKGEARRRVLVCTAFFMLNTTAGPVVSFMGPVIFEQAGVPAGNNLLISLIANCVGLVAVLIGVRLIDSVNRRSLGLVTAAVLTVAALTMGLLGQASQVALFGSFIAWSFATWLGPAVLCLVWASEAYPTELRGFGQGLTQSLSRMMSATTAFLLPGLINDHGFYAIAPFSVVYALMFLLVLRNPWLASTAASLEEVTATADVPKAAEAVAP; translated from the coding sequence ATGGGTCAGTCAGCGACGGGCACCGTCTACGTGGACGCGCGCCGGGCCCGCTTCATCAAGCGATGGTCCCCCACCCTCATCGCCTTCGGGGAGTTCATCGACGGCTACGACCTCACCGTCATAGGCGTCGCCATGGTCTTCCTGACCAAGACCTTCACCCTCACCGCGGCGGACAAGGGCCTCCTCGTGGCGATCTCCTTCGTCGGTACCGCCCTGGGGCTGGTCCTCTTCGGCGACATCGCGGACCGGGTGGGCCGCAAGAAGGTCTTCGCCTTCAACCTGTGGGTCTTCATCGTCACCGCCGTCGGCGCCGCGTTCATCACCCAGGTGTGGATGCTGTGGGTGATGCGCTTCCTCATCGGCGTGGCCATCGGCATGGACCTGTCCACCTCCTGCGCCTTCCTCGCCGAGGTCGCCCCCAAGTCCAGCCGCGGCCGCCTGGCCGGCTCCCTGCCCACCATCACCCTCATCCTCGGGGCCATCTTCTCCATCCTCCTGGCGATGTTCCTCAAGGCCGTCGTGCCCGTGGCGCACCACGACTGGGTGTGGCGCGGCATGTTCCTCTTCGCCGCGCTGCCGGCCTTCGGCGTCCTCATGCTGCGCAAGCAGCTGCCTGAGTCCCCCCGCTGGCTCATCCAGAAGGGCCGGGACGAGGAGGCCTGGCAGATACTGGACGCCCTGGAGCTCTCCGAGGAGGTCCTCCAGGCCCCGCCGCGCCGGACCAACCGCGAGTACCGCCGCCTCTTCAAGGGCGAGGCCCGCCGCCGCGTACTCGTGTGCACGGCCTTCTTCATGCTCAACACCACCGCCGGCCCCGTCGTGTCCTTCATGGGCCCGGTCATCTTCGAGCAGGCCGGCGTGCCCGCCGGGAACAACCTCCTGATCTCCCTGATCGCCAACTGCGTGGGCCTGGTGGCCGTCCTCATCGGCGTGCGGCTCATTGACTCCGTCAACCGCCGCAGCCTGGGCCTGGTCACCGCCGCGGTCCTCACCGTCGCGGCCCTGACCATGGGGCTGCTGGGGCAGGCCTCCCAGGTCGCCCTGTTCGGCTCCTTCATCGCCTGGTCCTTCGCCACCTGGCTCGGCCCGGCCGTCCTGTGCCTGGTGTGGGCCTCCGAGGCCTACCCCACCGAGCTGCGGGGCTTCGGGCAGGGGCTCACCCAGTCCCTGTCCCGCATGATGTCGGCGACCACCGCCTTCCTGCTCCCGGGGCTCATTAACGACCACGGCTTCTACGCGATCGCGCCCTTCAGCGTCGTCTACGCGCTCATGTTCCTCCTCGTCCTGCG
- a CDS encoding ATP-dependent DNA helicase RecG, with translation MGRLVGGRTAAQLARYGLDTGADLMRHLPRRYDTWGELTDLRTLVDGEQVTLQAEVTRCSSRRTRSGRPPAVLEATVTDGVGEMDVVLFGTVRLMSTYATRLAPGTTVLLSGKVGRHHGRRQLASPRFQVLDDLDQAGREALLARPVPIYPATDALPSWRVATAVRTVLDQLGPDDVPEPLPPDLRAREQLVDALTAYQWVHAPATTAQWKAARRRLRHEEALVLLTALAAARAEHAATTSAVAWPVPAPTGSLRADLDAALPYALTGAQQRVGEEIAQDLASTVPMQRLLQGDVGSGKTLVALRAMLQVVGAGGQAALLAPTEVLAAQHRDSLEQLLGPCGQAGRLGGADAAAPPAPGVVAPGSTPVPPAGDVVRATRVHLLTGSTPAPRRREILAALAGGEPAVVVGTHALLAETVQLPFLGLVVVDEQHRFGVAQRDALRERGAVADPVTGVPRTPHLLVMTATPIPRTIAMTVFGDLAVSVLDELPAGRGRVQTFLVPWDRPAWVAGLWRRAAQEVAAGGRVYVVCPRIDATDTAGEEDGAGTTAGAGEAAGPGRGERGQGRASPGRPTGPGGAGRGQGRGGAPPPPGEAPGRPLASVAEWARLLAAEPALAGVGVTSLTGRMSPADKEAAMRAFASGRCPLMVSTTVVEVGVDVPEATMMVVLDADRFGLSQLHQLRGRVGRGSRPSVCMAVTGAEVDSTAFHRLKAFAGTTDGFALAEADLELRSEGNVLGAAQSGRRSDLDLLRVTRDADLIERVRSQAEAIVAADPGLEDHPALAAAITQRLDEENQAYLERS, from the coding sequence CTGGGGCGCCTGGTGGGCGGCCGCACCGCCGCCCAGCTCGCCCGGTACGGCCTGGACACTGGCGCCGACCTCATGCGCCACCTGCCCCGCCGCTACGACACCTGGGGGGAGCTGACCGACCTGCGCACCCTGGTCGACGGCGAGCAGGTCACCCTCCAGGCCGAGGTCACCCGCTGCTCCTCGCGCCGCACCCGCAGCGGCCGCCCCCCGGCCGTCCTGGAGGCCACCGTCACCGACGGCGTGGGGGAGATGGACGTCGTCCTGTTCGGGACCGTCAGGCTCATGTCCACCTACGCCACCCGCCTGGCCCCGGGCACCACCGTCCTGCTCAGCGGCAAGGTGGGGCGCCACCACGGGCGCCGCCAGCTGGCCAGCCCCCGCTTCCAGGTCCTGGACGACCTCGACCAGGCCGGGCGCGAGGCCCTCCTGGCCCGCCCCGTCCCCATCTACCCGGCCACCGACGCCCTGCCCTCCTGGCGCGTGGCCACCGCCGTGCGCACCGTGCTGGACCAGCTCGGCCCCGACGACGTCCCCGAGCCCCTGCCACCCGACCTGCGCGCCCGCGAGCAGCTGGTGGACGCCCTGACCGCCTACCAGTGGGTCCACGCACCCGCCACCACCGCGCAGTGGAAGGCGGCCCGACGGCGCCTGCGCCACGAGGAGGCCCTCGTCCTGCTGACCGCCCTGGCCGCCGCCCGCGCCGAGCACGCCGCCACCACCAGCGCCGTGGCCTGGCCCGTCCCCGCGCCCACCGGCTCCCTGCGCGCCGACCTGGACGCCGCCCTGCCCTACGCCCTGACCGGCGCCCAGCAGCGGGTGGGGGAGGAGATCGCCCAGGACCTGGCCTCCACCGTCCCCATGCAGCGCCTCCTGCAGGGTGACGTGGGCAGCGGCAAGACCCTGGTGGCCCTGCGGGCCATGCTCCAGGTGGTCGGGGCCGGCGGGCAGGCCGCCCTCCTGGCTCCCACCGAGGTCCTGGCCGCCCAGCACCGGGACTCCCTGGAGCAGCTGCTGGGGCCCTGCGGGCAGGCCGGGCGCCTGGGCGGGGCGGACGCGGCCGCCCCGCCCGCCCCCGGCGTCGTGGCCCCCGGCTCCACCCCCGTCCCGCCGGCCGGGGACGTCGTGCGCGCCACCCGCGTCCACCTCCTGACCGGCTCCACCCCCGCCCCCCGGCGCCGCGAGATCCTGGCCGCGCTCGCGGGCGGGGAGCCGGCGGTCGTGGTGGGCACCCACGCCCTGCTCGCCGAGACCGTCCAGCTGCCCTTCCTGGGCCTGGTGGTGGTGGACGAGCAGCACCGCTTCGGCGTCGCCCAGCGTGACGCCCTGCGTGAGCGCGGGGCGGTGGCCGACCCCGTCACCGGCGTGCCCCGCACCCCGCACCTGCTGGTCATGACGGCCACCCCCATTCCGCGCACCATCGCCATGACCGTCTTCGGGGACCTGGCCGTCAGCGTCCTGGACGAGCTGCCCGCCGGACGCGGCCGGGTCCAGACCTTCCTGGTGCCCTGGGACCGCCCCGCCTGGGTCGCGGGCCTGTGGCGCCGTGCCGCCCAGGAGGTCGCCGCGGGCGGGCGCGTCTACGTGGTCTGCCCCCGTATCGACGCCACCGACACCGCCGGGGAGGAGGACGGTGCCGGGACGACGGCGGGCGCGGGGGAGGCGGCTGGCCCCGGGCGCGGCGAGCGCGGGCAGGGCCGCGCCAGCCCCGGCCGCCCCACCGGCCCCGGGGGTGCCGGGCGCGGGCAGGGTCGCGGCGGGGCGCCCCCGCCTCCGGGCGAGGCCCCGGGGCGCCCCCTGGCCTCCGTGGCCGAGTGGGCCCGTCTCCTGGCCGCCGAGCCCGCCCTGGCCGGGGTGGGTGTCACCAGCCTGACCGGCCGCATGAGCCCGGCGGACAAGGAGGCGGCCATGCGGGCCTTCGCCTCCGGGCGCTGCCCGCTCATGGTCTCCACCACCGTGGTCGAGGTGGGCGTGGACGTGCCCGAGGCCACCATGATGGTGGTCCTGGACGCCGACCGCTTCGGCCTGTCCCAGCTCCACCAGCTGCGCGGGCGCGTAGGGCGCGGCAGCCGGCCCAGCGTCTGCATGGCGGTCACCGGCGCGGAGGTGGACTCCACCGCCTTCCACCGCCTCAAGGCCTTCGCGGGCACGACCGACGGCTTCGCCCTGGCCGAGGCGGACCTGGAGCTGCGCAGCGAGGGCAACGTCCTGGGGGCCGCCCAGTCCGGGCGCCGCAGCGACCTGGACCTGCTGCGGGTCACCCGGGACGCGGACCTCATTGAGCGGGTGCGGTCCCAGGCGGAGGCGATCGTCGCCGCCGACCCCGGCCTGGAGGACCACCCCGCCCTGGCCGCCGCCATCACCCAGCGCCTCGACGAGGAGAACCAGGCCTACCTTGAGCGGTCCTGA
- a CDS encoding DAK2 domain-containing protein: MESVSASCEASAPLEIMGARVVAHWLGLAVHLAERTRALVDSLNVFPVPDSDTGTNVLLTLRAASDALRLLPAGADVAQTARAAADGALRGARGNSGLLISQALAALADVSAETPHPAGLRPVELVTAYERMATTTWAAVSHPVTGTLLTVAQDAAAAARDALAESSADCPATLSAVAASAAFGAQESVVETGGLGHGPVDAGGAALMLLLTALSDTIDAGVAGATPYLASRGAVRSPYSDVACQMLNDLAAGGLHQASGPEVDGVSTGEFEVMYLLEATSAQAASLRRHLEEVGDSVGVVGTPDALGVGLFQVHVHTDVPRAALPRAGRARQICVHHLHPTALVHVPDEPPLPWGAGEGDGSARVVSFERLAARRAGRRAGRRAHSVRTHPSQYPPGRSLPAPPPRRIGVIACTRAPGLVEQLARTGAVVVLDPEREGVMRAAGDIGLNEAVVLPCDAACVTAAHEAARLLAARAVSSTASTQGAPSWGSRSAECEVAREGIQLLVCDTDDEARVLAAAVAVAEEHQGEQAVEVVRRASRAAARMRTIALSGADAEPEAVARTIASALRADDELLTVILGRDAVPDVGALAAGAASGTSPGGGVHSADDLGGGDSVEVVVHAGGQIRPDVLLAIE; the protein is encoded by the coding sequence ATGGAGTCAGTCAGTGCGTCCTGCGAAGCCTCCGCCCCGTTAGAGATCATGGGTGCCCGGGTCGTGGCACACTGGCTGGGACTGGCCGTGCACCTGGCGGAACGGACCCGGGCCCTGGTGGACTCCCTCAACGTCTTCCCCGTCCCGGACTCAGACACAGGGACCAACGTCCTACTCACCTTGCGTGCGGCCTCCGACGCCCTGCGGCTGCTGCCCGCGGGGGCCGACGTCGCCCAGACCGCGCGGGCGGCAGCCGACGGCGCCCTGCGGGGGGCGCGCGGCAACTCCGGGCTGCTCATCTCCCAGGCCCTGGCCGCCCTGGCGGACGTCAGCGCCGAGACGCCCCACCCCGCGGGCCTGCGCCCCGTGGAGCTCGTGACGGCCTACGAGCGCATGGCCACCACCACCTGGGCGGCCGTCTCCCACCCGGTGACCGGCACCCTGCTCACCGTCGCCCAGGACGCCGCCGCCGCCGCCCGGGACGCCCTGGCCGAGTCCTCCGCCGACTGCCCCGCCACCCTGTCCGCCGTCGCCGCCTCCGCCGCCTTCGGGGCCCAGGAGTCCGTGGTGGAGACCGGTGGGCTGGGACACGGCCCGGTGGACGCCGGGGGGGCGGCCCTCATGCTGCTCCTGACCGCCCTGTCGGACACCATTGACGCCGGGGTCGCCGGTGCCACCCCCTACCTCGCCTCCCGTGGCGCGGTGCGCTCGCCCTACTCCGACGTGGCCTGCCAGATGCTCAACGACCTCGCCGCCGGCGGCCTCCACCAGGCCTCGGGGCCGGAGGTGGACGGGGTCTCCACCGGCGAGTTCGAGGTCATGTACCTCCTGGAGGCCACCAGCGCCCAGGCCGCCTCCCTGCGCCGCCACCTGGAGGAGGTCGGCGACTCCGTGGGCGTGGTCGGCACCCCGGACGCCCTGGGGGTGGGCCTGTTCCAGGTCCACGTCCACACCGACGTCCCCCGGGCCGCCCTGCCCCGGGCCGGCCGCGCCCGCCAGATCTGCGTCCACCACCTCCACCCCACGGCCCTGGTCCACGTCCCCGACGAGCCGCCCCTGCCCTGGGGCGCCGGGGAGGGGGATGGCAGCGCGCGCGTGGTCTCCTTCGAGCGCCTGGCCGCGCGCAGGGCCGGGCGCAGGGCCGGGCGCCGGGCCCACTCCGTGCGCACCCACCCCTCCCAGTACCCGCCGGGCCGCTCCCTGCCCGCGCCGCCCCCGCGCCGTATCGGCGTCATCGCCTGCACCCGCGCCCCGGGGCTCGTGGAGCAGCTGGCCCGCACCGGCGCCGTCGTCGTCCTGGACCCCGAGCGCGAGGGGGTGATGCGGGCCGCCGGGGACATCGGCCTCAACGAGGCCGTGGTCCTGCCCTGCGACGCCGCCTGCGTGACCGCGGCCCACGAGGCCGCCCGCCTCCTGGCGGCCCGCGCCGTCTCCTCCACCGCCAGCACCCAGGGCGCGCCCTCCTGGGGGTCCCGGTCGGCTGAGTGCGAGGTCGCCCGGGAGGGCATCCAGCTCCTGGTGTGCGACACCGACGACGAGGCCCGCGTCCTGGCGGCCGCCGTGGCCGTGGCCGAGGAGCACCAGGGGGAGCAGGCCGTCGAGGTGGTGCGCCGCGCCTCCCGCGCCGCCGCGCGCATGCGCACCATCGCCCTGTCCGGCGCCGACGCCGAGCCGGAGGCCGTGGCCCGCACCATCGCCTCCGCCCTGCGCGCCGACGACGAGCTCCTGACCGTCATCCTGGGCCGCGACGCCGTCCCCGACGTCGGCGCCCTGGCCGCCGGTGCCGCCTCGGGGACCTCCCCGGGCGGGGGCGTCCACAGCGCCGACGACCTGGGCGGGGGCGACAGCGTGGAGGTGGTCGTCCACGCCGGCGGCCAGATCCGCCCCGACGTCCTGCTGGCCATTGAGTAG
- the rpmB gene encoding 50S ribosomal protein L28, whose protein sequence is MAAVCDVCGKGPIFGKSVSHSHVRTNRRWNPNIQRVRALVNGAPKRLNVCTSCLKAGKVTRNI, encoded by the coding sequence GTGGCTGCTGTGTGCGACGTCTGCGGCAAGGGACCCATCTTCGGCAAGAGCGTCTCGCACTCCCACGTGCGGACCAACCGCCGGTGGAACCCGAACATCCAGCGCGTGCGTGCCCTCGTCAACGGCGCCCCCAAGCGCCTCAACGTGTGCACGTCCTGCCTCAAGGCCGGCAAGGTGACGCGCAATATCTGA
- a CDS encoding GNAT family N-acetyltransferase encodes MAPDTCPDAATASTTDGAGRTYGDGPPRREELVALYDAVGWGVYTRDPDNLERAVRQSLWVSTARDARGQLVGLVRVVGDDATIAWVQDLLVHPDHQRQGVGTALLRAALERFAHVRQLALLTDSQEATLAFYRSLGLLPAQALGTCCYVRDTAS; translated from the coding sequence ATGGCCCCTGACACCTGCCCCGACGCCGCGACCGCAAGTACCACCGACGGCGCAGGCCGGACCTACGGTGACGGCCCCCCGCGCCGTGAGGAGCTCGTGGCCCTGTACGACGCCGTCGGGTGGGGGGTGTACACCCGCGACCCCGACAACCTGGAGCGCGCGGTACGTCAGAGCCTGTGGGTGAGCACCGCCCGGGACGCGCGCGGGCAGCTGGTGGGCCTGGTCCGGGTGGTGGGGGACGACGCCACCATCGCCTGGGTCCAGGACCTCCTGGTCCACCCTGACCACCAGCGTCAGGGGGTGGGTACGGCGCTCCTGCGCGCTGCCCTGGAGCGCTTTGCCCACGTGCGTCAGCTCGCGCTGCTCACCGACAGCCAGGAGGCCACCCTCGCCTTCTACCGCTCACTGGGCCTGCTGCCCGCCCAGGCCCTGGGGACGTGCTGCTACGTGCGCGATACGGCCAGCTGA
- a CDS encoding ABC transporter ATP-binding protein, which yields MSEPTTTDVLAEDDLTLAQEALAASGGPEAGPPPGRAKAFWPSFTRMIGILTRFKVELVVCVAAAVAGVVAAVAAPKILGRATNVIFEGVISASMTAGTTKEQAVAALRAQGQDDLASMISAMDLVPGAGIDFPRLGRILVLVTLLYLGSAVLTWLQGYLLNRVTVRALYSLRQDVEDKIHRLPLSYFDRMQRGEMLSRVTNDIDNVANTLQQSLSTALTSIMTIVGVLAMMFSISWKLALVALGMIPLMGVVTGVVGTRSQRAFTHQWARTGKLNVRVEESFSGHSLVRTYGRTQAVRQAFAEQNEELYRSSLRAQFLSGIMMPVMLVIGNLSYVAIAVVGGLMVASGSMRLGDVQAFIQYSQQFSQPLGELGGMVTAVQSGTASAERVFELLDAEEESPQEAATTDVDPDGPGVIEMRHVRFSYSPGTELITDLSLHVEPGHTVAIVGPTGAGKTTLVNLLMRFYEVDGGVVLLDGRDIATMSRHDVRARTGMVLQDPWLFGGTIRENIRYGRPGASDEEVEAAARACFVDHIVRALPEGYETVLEEDAANISAGERQLLTIARAFVADPSVLILDEATSSVDTRTELLVQQAMNALRQGRTSFVIAHRLSTVRDADTILVMEHGDIVEQGDHETLLAAGGAYARLHASQFAGETG from the coding sequence ATGAGCGAGCCCACCACCACCGACGTCCTCGCCGAGGACGACCTGACCCTGGCCCAGGAGGCCCTGGCCGCCTCCGGAGGCCCCGAGGCCGGTCCGCCCCCGGGCAGGGCGAAGGCCTTCTGGCCCTCCTTCACCCGCATGATCGGGATCCTGACCCGTTTCAAGGTCGAGCTGGTGGTGTGCGTGGCGGCTGCCGTGGCCGGCGTCGTGGCCGCCGTGGCGGCGCCCAAGATCCTGGGGCGGGCCACCAACGTCATCTTCGAGGGCGTCATCTCCGCCAGTATGACCGCGGGGACCACCAAGGAGCAGGCCGTGGCCGCGCTGCGGGCCCAGGGCCAGGACGACCTCGCCAGCATGATCTCGGCCATGGACCTGGTCCCCGGTGCCGGTATCGACTTCCCGCGCCTGGGGCGGATCCTGGTGCTGGTCACCCTGCTGTACCTGGGCTCGGCGGTCCTGACCTGGCTGCAGGGCTACCTGCTCAACCGGGTCACCGTCAGGGCCCTGTACTCCCTGCGCCAGGACGTGGAGGACAAGATCCACCGCCTGCCGCTGAGCTACTTCGACCGCATGCAGCGCGGCGAGATGCTCTCACGGGTTACCAACGATATTGACAACGTTGCCAACACCCTCCAGCAGTCTCTGTCCACTGCGCTGACCAGTATCATGACGATCGTCGGGGTGCTGGCCATGATGTTCTCCATCTCCTGGAAGCTGGCCCTGGTGGCCCTGGGGATGATCCCGCTCATGGGCGTCGTCACGGGTGTGGTCGGCACCCGCTCGCAGCGGGCCTTCACCCACCAGTGGGCCCGTACCGGCAAGCTCAACGTGCGTGTGGAGGAGTCCTTCTCCGGCCACTCCCTGGTGCGTACCTACGGGCGCACCCAGGCCGTGCGCCAGGCCTTCGCCGAGCAGAACGAGGAACTGTACCGCTCCAGCCTGCGCGCCCAGTTCCTCTCGGGGATCATGATGCCGGTCATGCTGGTCATCGGGAACCTGTCCTACGTGGCCATCGCCGTGGTCGGCGGGCTCATGGTGGCCTCCGGGTCCATGCGCCTGGGCGACGTGCAGGCCTTTATCCAGTACTCCCAGCAGTTCTCCCAGCCCCTGGGCGAGCTGGGGGGCATGGTCACCGCCGTGCAGTCCGGTACCGCCAGCGCCGAGCGGGTCTTCGAGCTGCTGGACGCCGAGGAGGAGAGCCCGCAGGAGGCGGCCACCACCGACGTGGACCCGGACGGGCCCGGGGTGATCGAGATGCGTCACGTGCGCTTCTCCTACAGCCCGGGCACCGAGCTCATTACCGACCTGTCCCTGCACGTGGAGCCCGGGCACACCGTGGCCATTGTGGGCCCCACCGGCGCGGGCAAGACCACCCTGGTCAACCTCCTCATGCGCTTCTACGAGGTCGACGGCGGGGTGGTGCTCCTGGACGGCCGCGACATCGCCACCATGAGCCGTCACGACGTCAGGGCCCGCACCGGCATGGTCCTCCAGGACCCCTGGCTCTTCGGGGGGACGATCCGGGAGAACATCCGCTACGGGCGCCCCGGGGCCAGCGACGAGGAGGTGGAGGCGGCCGCACGGGCCTGCTTCGTGGACCACATTGTCCGGGCCCTGCCCGAGGGCTACGAGACGGTCCTGGAGGAGGACGCCGCCAATATCTCCGCCGGGGAGCGTCAGCTGCTCACCATCGCCCGGGCCTTCGTGGCCGACCCCAGCGTGCTCATCCTGGACGAGGCCACCAGCTCGGTGGACACCCGCACCGAGCTGCTGGTCCAGCAGGCCATGAACGCCCTGCGCCAGGGCCGGACGAGCTTCGTGATCGCCCACCGCCTGTCCACCGTCCGTGACGCCGACACCATCCTGGTCATGGAGCACGGGGACATTGTGGAGCAGGGGGACCACGAGACCCTCCTGGCTGCGGGCGGGGCCTACGCCCGTCTGCACGCCTCCCAGTTCGCGGGCGAGACCGGCTGA
- a CDS encoding ABC transporter ATP-binding protein, whose amino-acid sequence MLTRLLRRHLRPYTGLLVGVLVLQFVQTMAALYLPTLNADVIDKGVATGDTGYIWRTGGLMLVVSVLEGAATIAATWCAARAAMGMGRDLRAAVFERVGDFSEREVSGFGSGSLITRNTNDVQQVQTFVMMSCTMLVTAPMMAVGGIVMALRRAPSLSWLIAVSVPVLLLAVVLVVSRMVPLFRSYQDRLDTINRVLREQLTGIRVVRAFVREDAERERFRAANQGITDVGERVGQLFVLLFPLVMLLLDLTIVGVVWFGGHQVGNGSTEVGTLIAFMAYLMQILIGIVMASFMTIMIPRAAVCAERISEVLATEPTLTTRPDAVTTFPTPGSVELDKVCFAYPGAQENVLTDLSLSVAPGTTTAVVGSTGSGKSTVMSLIARLIDATSGRVVVGGVDVRDADPEALWSQLGYVPQQSFLFAGTVATNLRLGRQDATDEELWEALRVAQAADFVADMDGALQATIAQGGTNVSGGQRQRLSIARALVRRPAVLLFDDSFSALDVATDARLRRALGPATPGITKIIVAQRVSTVVNADQILVLDAGRLVGVGTHAELLDTSETYREIVTSQLGTEATA is encoded by the coding sequence GTGCTCACTCGACTGCTGCGCAGGCACCTGCGCCCCTACACGGGCCTGCTCGTGGGCGTCCTGGTCCTCCAGTTCGTCCAGACCATGGCCGCCCTCTACCTGCCCACCCTCAACGCCGACGTCATTGACAAGGGCGTGGCCACCGGTGACACCGGCTACATCTGGCGCACCGGCGGCCTCATGCTCGTCGTCTCCGTGCTCGAGGGGGCCGCCACCATCGCCGCCACCTGGTGCGCCGCCCGCGCCGCCATGGGCATGGGCCGCGACCTGCGCGCAGCCGTCTTCGAGCGCGTGGGGGACTTCTCGGAGCGGGAGGTCTCCGGCTTCGGCTCGGGCTCCCTCATTACGCGCAACACCAATGACGTCCAGCAGGTCCAGACGTTCGTCATGATGTCGTGCACCATGCTGGTGACCGCCCCCATGATGGCCGTCGGCGGCATTGTCATGGCCCTGCGCCGGGCCCCCAGCCTGTCCTGGCTCATTGCCGTCTCCGTGCCCGTCCTGCTCCTGGCGGTGGTCCTGGTGGTCTCGCGCATGGTCCCGCTCTTCCGCTCCTACCAGGACCGGCTGGACACCATTAACCGCGTCCTGCGCGAGCAGCTCACCGGTATCCGCGTCGTGCGCGCCTTCGTGCGCGAGGACGCCGAGAGGGAGCGCTTCCGGGCGGCCAACCAGGGCATTACCGACGTCGGGGAGCGCGTGGGCCAGCTCTTCGTCCTCCTGTTCCCCCTGGTCATGCTCCTGCTGGACCTCACGATCGTGGGCGTCGTCTGGTTCGGGGGCCACCAGGTGGGCAACGGCAGCACCGAGGTGGGCACCCTCATCGCCTTTATGGCCTACCTCATGCAGATCCTCATCGGTATTGTCATGGCCTCCTTCATGACCATTATGATCCCGCGCGCCGCCGTGTGCGCCGAGCGCATTAGCGAGGTCCTGGCCACCGAGCCCACCCTGACCACCCGGCCCGACGCCGTCACCACCTTCCCGACCCCCGGCTCCGTGGAGCTGGACAAGGTCTGCTTCGCCTACCCCGGCGCCCAGGAGAACGTCCTGACCGACCTGAGCCTGAGCGTGGCACCCGGGACCACCACCGCCGTCGTGGGGTCCACCGGCTCGGGCAAGTCCACCGTCATGTCCCTCATCGCCCGCCTCATTGACGCCACCAGCGGACGGGTGGTCGTGGGCGGGGTGGACGTACGCGACGCCGACCCCGAGGCCCTGTGGTCCCAGCTCGGCTACGTGCCCCAGCAGTCCTTCCTGTTCGCCGGCACGGTGGCCACCAACCTGCGCCTGGGGCGCCAGGACGCCACCGACGAGGAGCTGTGGGAGGCGCTGAGGGTGGCCCAGGCCGCCGACTTCGTGGCCGACATGGACGGCGCCCTCCAGGCCACCATCGCCCAGGGCGGTACCAACGTCTCCGGCGGCCAGCGCCAGCGCCTGTCCATTGCCCGGGCCCTGGTGCGTCGTCCCGCCGTCCTGCTCTTTGACGACTCCTTCTCCGCCCTGGACGTGGCCACCGACGCGCGCCTGCGCCGGGCCCTGGGGCCGGCCACCCCGGGCATTACCAAGATCATCGTGGCCCAGCGCGTGTCCACCGTCGTCAACGCCGACCAGATCCTCGTCCTGGACGCCGGGCGCCTGGTGGGCGTGGGCACCCACGCCGAGCTCCTGGACACCAGCGAGACCTACCGCGAGATCGTCACCTCCCAGCTCGGAACGGAGGCCACCGCATGA